GACCCGCCCGTGCACGGCCAGTGGCGTCACCCCCGCGAAGCACAGGTCGCCGGTGGCCAGCACCCGTTCGGCAGGCAGCCAGACCGCGAGGTCGGCCGCCGAATGGCTGTCCGTGAACTCGAGCACGCGCGCGGCGCCGGGCAACGCGCTTTCGATGCCGGCGGGGGGCACCGGTTCGGCGGCCGTGCTGTCCCAGTCCGCCAGCCGCGTCGCGAACCTCGGCATCACCTTGGCGAGCAGCGCGGGGAGGCCGGGTTCGCCGATCATCCTGCGCATCCCGTCGGCGGTGCGTGGGTGAGCGATGATCGGCACCCCCTCGAACAGGATGTTCCCGCCGATGTGGTCAGTGTGGATGTGTGTGTTGACGACCAACTCGGCGGCCCGGCCCCTGCGGCCCAGCGCGCTCACGATGTCGGCCGCCATCTCCGGCAGCAGCATCGTGTCGATCACTGTGGTCGGTTCGTCGAGAAGTAGCACGCTGTTCGACAGGCCGGCGCTGCCGTCGCCGTTCACCACCGCGATCACGCCGTCGGAGACTTCCATCTCCTGGCGCACGGGTAGTCCGACCGGCATGGCTGTCATGACTGAAGTGCGCGGATCTGCTGGACCAGGCCGGTCCGGTCGAGCATGGCGTGCCAGGACACGATGCGGCCGGCGTCGGCTCGGACGGTCTCCACGACGTTCCAGGTCAGCCGCTGGCCGGCCCCCTTGGGCACGCCGGACATCGTGAGCTCGACCGACAGCGCGGAGCCGTCCGCGGACTCGATGACTCCGTCGACCTTGCGCTCCAGCTCCGTGTACAGCCCGTGCTGCTGCACGAACATCTCAGCAAGACGCTTCGCGCCCGTCTTGCCCTGGCTCGCGGTACGGATCTCCAGTTCGGCGTCGCACAGATCGGCGGCCGCCGCGGGGTCGCCCGCGTCAACCACCGCGTAGACGGACTCCCATAGTTCCCTTGCGGATTTCATCGTCGGCTCTCCTCATTCCCGGACACGATCCACTCGACCTGGTACACGTGCACGTCCACGTCGTCGGCATACTTGTGAAGTTCCAGAATCAAAGCGCGGCCCGCCTCGCTGCGGATGTGTTCTTGA
The DNA window shown above is from Streptomyces sp. NBC_00247 and carries:
- a CDS encoding nuclear transport factor 2 family protein gives rise to the protein MKSARELWESVYAVVDAGDPAAAADLCDAELEIRTASQGKTGAKRLAEMFVQQHGLYTELERKVDGVIESADGSALSVELTMSGVPKGAGQRLTWNVVETVRADAGRIVSWHAMLDRTGLVQQIRALQS
- a CDS encoding MBL fold metallo-hydrolase, which translates into the protein MIAVVNGDGSAGLSNSVLLLDEPTTVIDTMLLPEMAADIVSALGRRGRAAELVVNTHIHTDHIGGNILFEGVPIIAHPRTADGMRRMIGEPGLPALLAKVMPRFATRLADWDSTAAEPVPPAGIESALPGAARVLEFTDSHSAADLAVWLPAERVLATGDLCFAGVTPLAVHGRVGRWRTALDQLIALRPRVVLPGHGRPAGIEALHELADYFDRVLASARLADAERLSAEAVWARFDPGPAAGWLEPERTLVNIQVALAEISGKPFQGEHRV